The following proteins are encoded in a genomic region of Drosophila willistoni isolate 14030-0811.24 chromosome 3R, UCI_dwil_1.1, whole genome shotgun sequence:
- the LOC6650262 gene encoding uncharacterized protein LOC6650262, producing MQAHHAMPDFRCRNNCQHKECQRHAPLGLIDQHTQCKCLGEVNASSIFLENVLDLANTLSQIMIVCGLHECKAKSTVDIITYAFLHYDQVCYCIDTTPKKRLRKEDLFHELGKKSLMNKVEAHLAYSIIKRGFKAFYYEPKKELTYDDQGRPSYNDECVWVHAARKSAESYARFDGLSCSDQLAYEAKIKIAYKKFYDRMQTRKRQPEGDDCNCCFCAKKRGHLVYAKEPVPCSTKRKPKHVCPYCCKKKEKKQYIHPARQSAKCPKCHKSRKFCCCTKLDFNLQWVKSIWDRPDFNQYYKNEIAEIEERLVKGSCWLPPEPVLEHLDAEEAEEEGDEAYEFSPEAQLALAGKKVPAISEDMQQSQQGSQMGSPVKTGETTAPGTAAGSRIGSIAAEGDAA from the coding sequence ATGCAGGCCCACCATGCGATGCCTGATTTTCGTTGCCGGAATAATTGCCAGCACAAGGAATGCCAGAGACATGCTCCATTGGGTCTGATTGATCAACATACGCAATGCAAGTGCCTGGGCGAGGTGAATGCCTCGTCTATCTTCTTGGAGAATGTCCTGGATCTGGCGAATACCTTGTCCCAGATCATGATCGTTTGTGGCCTGCACGAATGCAAGGCCAAGTCGACGGTGGATATTATCACTTATGCCTTTTTGCATTACGATCAGGTTTGCTATTGCATCGACACGACGCCAAAGAAGCGTTTAAGGAAAGAGGATCTATTCCATGAATTGGGCAAAAAGTCACTGATGAATAAGGTTGAGGCACATTTGGCCTATTCGATTATCAAGCGGGGCTTTAAGGCCTTCTACTATGAACCGAAGAAGGAATTGACTTACGATGATCAGGGTAGACCCTCATATAATGATGAATGCGTCTGGGTACATGCAGCTCGCAAGTCAGCCGAAAGTTATGCCCGTTTCGATGGCCTCTCCTGTTCAGATCAATTGGCCTACgaggcaaaaataaaaattgcctATAAGAAATTCTATGATCGCATGCAAACGCGTAAACGTCAACCCGAGGGCGACgattgcaattgttgcttCTGTGCCAAGAAACGGGGACATCTGGTCTATGCCAAGGAACCAGTACCATGCAGCACCAAGCGCAAGCCGAAACACGTCTGTCCCTATTGCTGCaagaagaaggagaagaagCAATATATCCATCCTGCACGACAGTCAGCTAAATGTCCCAAATGCCACAAATCAAGGAAGTTCTGCTGCTGCACCAAATTGGACTTCAATTTGCAGTGGGTCAAGAGCATATGGGATCGTCCAGATTTCAATCAATATTACAAGAATGAGATTGCCGAGATTGAAGAGCGCCTGGTCAAGGGTTCGTGCTGGCTGCCACCAGAGCCTGTTTTGGAGCATCTCGACGCCGAGGAAGCGGAAGAGGAAGGGGACGAGGCATACGAGTTTTCACCAGAAGCCCAATTAGCTTTAGCCGGCAAGAAAGTGCCAGCTATCAGTGAGGATATGCAACAGTCTCAGCAAGGTTCTCAAATGGGCAGTCCTGTAAAAACTGGAGAGACAACCGCACCAGGCACAGCCGCAGGCTCACGAATTGGTTCTATTGCCGCCGAAGGAGATGCCGCATAA